In one Oryzias latipes chromosome 13, ASM223467v1 genomic region, the following are encoded:
- the LOC101169302 gene encoding P2Y purinoceptor 14-like: MNNSTELQTSLSDYGSVFTKNVLPVLYSVIFVVGLSLNGVAAWIFFRVPAESGLVVYLKNMVVADLFMLGTFPFRIMSELGLGSWYLPVIMCRYSAVLFYFSMYVGIIFICFISLERYVKIIRHTPSPTASSSCRPRFGVLCSLQLMQSSSFAWVLAFFTWSLLLLIVLPNVLLTNLPANEQNSRDCMKLKTPLGKLWHKASTFFFVSLFWLTLLVLAFCYTSIAHRLYKSYQRVRQDTSAVCRKSNRSIYSILAVFFICFVPYHVFRIPYTLCQMTEFGFSWYSHFVLFQLKEATLFLSALNVCLDPIIYFLMCRIFRESLLRKLSRKERRSRSQTTTAVQSVSSI; this comes from the coding sequence ATGAATAACTCCACTGAACTCCAAACCAGCCTCTCGGACTATGGCAGCGTCTTTACCAAGAATGTCCTCCCCGTGCTGTACTCTGTCATCTTTGTGGTGGGCCTGTCTCTGAACGGCGTTGCTGCCTGGATCTTCTTCAGGGTTCCTGCAGAGTCCGGTCTGGTGGTCTACTTGAAGAACATGGTGGTGGCTGACCTCTTCATGCTGGGCACCTTCCCCTTCAGGATCATGTCTGAGCTGGGACTTGGCAGCTGGTACCTTCCAGTGATCATGTGTCGATACAGCGCTGTGCTCTTTTACTTCTCCATGTATGTGGGCATCATATTTATATGTTTTATCAGCCTTGAGCGATATGTCAAGATTATCCGCCACACTCCTTCACCCACAGCGTCCTCTTCCTGCAGGCCCAGGTTTGGTGTGTTGTGTTCACTGCAGCTCATGCAGAGTTCCAGCTTTGCTTGGGTGTTGGCCTTCTTCACCTGGAGTCTCCTGCTCTTAATCGTTTTGCCCAACGTTTTGTTGACAAACCTGCCAGCGAATGAGCAAAACTCCAGAGACTGCATGAAGCTGAAAACCCCTTTAGGAAAGTTGTGGCACAAGGCgtccacatttttctttgtgtcctTGTTCTGGTTGACGCTACTCGTTCTGGCCTTCTGTTACACATCAATCGCCCATCGCCTCTACAAGTCGTACCAGCGTGTGCGCCAGGACACCTCTGCTGTTTGCCGCAAGTCCAACCGCAGCATCTACAGCATCCTGGcagttttcttcatctgctttgTGCCGTACCATGTTTTCCGCATACCGTACACTCTGTGCCAGATGACAGAATTCGGCTTTAGCTGGTATTCGCACTTCGTGTTGTTTCAGCTAAAGGAGGCGACGCTCTTCCTGTCAGCCCTCAACGTCTGCCTCGACCCCATCATCTACTTTCTGATGTGCCGAATCTTCAGAGAGTCTCTGCTGAGGAAACTGTCACGAAAAGAAAGACGCAGCAGGTCCCAGACCACCACAGCAGTCCAGAGTGTGAGCAGCatctaa